A stretch of DNA from Alicyclobacillus acidocaldarius subsp. acidocaldarius Tc-4-1:
CAGGATCACGCCCTCCGGCGTGCCGGTGTAGACGAGATCACCCGGCTCAAGCGTCATAATGCGGGACAAGTCGGCAATCACCTGCGCCACCGAGAAGATCATGTCCGCGGTCGACGAGTTCTGGCGCAACTCGCCGTTCAAGTAGAGCCGCAAGCCGAGACGCTGCGGATCCCCCACCTCGTCCGCCGTCGCGATGTACGGGCCGAGCGGCGCGAAGCCGTCGATGGCCTTGCCGTACAGCCACTGCGACGCGCGCATCTGGAGATCCCGGGCGCTCAAGTCGTTCCCCACGGCGTAGCCAAACACCGCGCCGAGCGCCTGCTCCTCCGCGACGTCGCGGCACCTGCAGCCGATGACCGCCACCAGCTCCACCTCGTAATCCACCTCTCGCGCTACCGGAGGAATGGCGATCTCATCTCCGTGCGCGGCCAGACTGTTCGCAAATTTGGCGAAATACACCGGCGACGACGGAATCGGCATCTTGGACTCCTCAGCATGCTTGCGGTAGTTGAGCCCTACACACACGATTTTCTGCGGGCGCGTCACCGGAGGCGCCAGCCGCAGGTCCGACAGCTTCCCGGCGGCGACGCCCTTTTCCGCGATGGCTTCGAGCGCGCTTTGGTATTCCGCATACTGCGCGATCACGGCCTCCATCGTGTCCGGCACCGACACTCCAAGCTGTGCCGCGCTCGCCGCGACGTCCACCACCTCGTCGCCGCGCACGAGCCCCAATCGCAGCGCACCGCCTTCCCGGTAGGTGCAGAGCTTCATGGCCATCCTCTCCCTTGCCACCGTGGCTTCACACTGCCGCCATTGTAACAAATTCGAGCGCCCGGCGGCGACGCCCCCCATGCAGGCAGGCAGCCCCGCCATCCGTCCACGCAAGAGCGGCACAGGAGCTCGTCTTACACATTTCCACACCAAGTCAACATCGCGAGTCAAAATCTTACCGTTCCTATCGAACAGAGGCCGCAAGATATTGCCGTAACGGGACAACTTCATCTGATACAATGCTGGCACTACGTGAACGGTCGGCGTTCTGCGAGGAGTGACACCCATGAAGTTCACCGACGGCAACTGGCTTGTCCGCGAAGGCGTCTCCATTCACCCCGGCCTCGCCGTGCAGGAATGGCGACAAGAGGAAGACGGCGTTCTGTTCTTCGTCGCGTGCCGCCCCGTGGCGCACCGCGGCCACATGCTCGATGGCCCCATGCTCACCTGCCGCATCTCCTTCCCCCGCCCTGGCATGGTGCGGGTGGAGCAGCACCACTTTCTCGGACGGATGCATCGCGGGCCCCATTTCCCACTTGAGCTCAACCCTCAGCCGTTTGACGCAGTGGAGACGGAGGACTCCGTCGTGCTTCGCGCTGGCGAGATGGAGGTCCGCGTGCGGCTCGCCCCGTGGTCCATCGCGTTTTACGAGAACGGCCGCTTTCTCACCGAGAGTGGCCCTCGTTCCACCGCGTACGTCGTCGATCACGGCCGACCTTACATGCGCGGCCAACTGCATCTCTCCGTCGGCGAAAACGTGTATGGCCTCGGAGAGCGGTTCACGGCTTTCGTCAAAAACGGCCAATCTATCGACATCTGGAACCGAGACGGCGGGACGGGATCGGATCAGGCGTACAAAAACGTGCCGTTCTACCTCACCAACCGCGGTTACGGCGTGTTCGTCAACCACCCCGAGCGCGTGTGGTTTGAAATTGGGACGGAGTTCGTGTCCAAGGTGCAATTCAGCGTGGAGGGAGAGGCGCTCGATTACGTGGTCATCGGGGGCGGCGAACCGAAGGGCGTGATCGAGCGGTACACGGCCCTCACCGGGCGGCCAGCGCTGCCGCCGATGTGGTCATTTGGGCTGTGGCTGTCGACGTCGTTCACCACCGACTACGACGAGGAGACGGTCAGCCAGTTCGTCGATGGCATGGCGTCGCGCGGCATTCCGCTGAGCGTCTTCCACTTCGACTGTTTCTGGATGAAGCCGTTTGAGTGGTGCAACTTCGCGTGGGACACCGCTTGCTTCCCCGATCCGGCGGGCATGCTCGCACGCCTCAAATCGCGCGGTCTGAAAATCTGCGTTTGGATCAACCCCTACATCGCGCAGAAGTCGCCGCTTTTCCGCGAGGCGATGGAGCGCGGCTACCTGCTCAAGCGCCAAAACGGCGACGTGTGGCAGTGGGACCTGTGGCAGCCGGGCATGGGCATCGTCGATTTCACCAACCCGGAGGCCCGCCGCTGGTACCAGTCCCACCTGCGCCGGCTGCTCGACATGGGCGTCGATGCGTTCAAGACAGACTTCGGCGAGCGGATTCCGACGGATGTGGTGTACCACGACGGATCGGACCCGCAAAAAATGCACAACTTCTACTGCTACCTGTACAACGAGGCTGTGTGGGAAGTCCTCCGCGAGCGGCGAGGCGATGACGCCGTGGTCTTTGCGCGATCCGCCACGGCAGGCGGCCAGCGCTTCCCGGTGCACTGGGGCGGCGACTGCCGCGCGACGTACGAATCCATGGCGGAGACGCTTCGCGGCGGCCTGAGCCTCGCCTTGTGCGGCTTCGGGTTCTGGAGCCACGACATCGGCGGGTTTGAGGACACAGCCCCCGCCCACCTGTACAAGCGCTGGATTGCGTTCGGCCTCTTCTCGAGCCACAGCCGCCTGCACGGAAGCGGATCGTACCGCGTGCCGTGGCTGTTCGACGAGGAGTCGGTGGACGTCTTGCGCCACTTCACGCGCTTTAAGCTTCGGCTCATGCCATATCTATGGTCATGCGCCGTCGAGGCGCACCGCACGGGTGTGCCCATGCTGCGCCCCATGATCCTCGAATTTCCGGACGATCCGACCTGCGACACCTTGGACCGCCAATACATGCTCGGCCCGTCGCTCCTCGTCGCGCCGGTGTTCTCGGAGACGGGTGAGGTCGTGTACTATCTCCCGGAAGGGCGCTGGACGCACCTGTTCACCGGAGAGACGAGGCAAGGCGGCAGATGGTACCGCGAACGGTACGATTTCATGAGCCTGCCTGTGTTCGTGCGCGAAGGCAGCATCCTGGCCATGGGCGCGGAAAGCGAGCAGTCTGACCAGCCATACCACCGCGAGGTGGCCATCCACGTCTATCCCATCCGGCCGGATCGCCGCAGTTCCTACACCCTGTTTGACCAACGAGGCAACGAGGCCGGCACATGGCATGCGTTCTGGGACGGAGACGACCTGGTCCTCGCCCCACAAGGTCGGAGCGAGGCACGGTGCGCCATCTTGCACGGTATCGACGATCCGGCATATCTCGCCGCGCAGGGCGCGGATTGCCGTATCTCTCCAGAAGGCGTCGTGATCCTCCCGCGCCATCCGCAGGAGGCGGTGCGGGTGGCAGGCTGCCGGACGCGATGGTGGGCGGAATGACGAAGGTACAGGTTGGCACTCCGCCCGCCCGCGCGCTCCAAACGCGAGGCCGAGTGCGGCGTCTCCTCACCGAATGGCGCCCATCACACGACGAGCCCGTGCTGCGGGCCGTTGCCAGGTCCCCGCAGCACGGGCTCGTTCCCTTTCTGCTCGCTTCACCGCACCACTAGGACCGCCTGCTTCGCCCGGTGCAGCACGGCCGTGCTCACGCTGCCCATGAGCAGCCGGTCCACGGTGCTTTTGCCGTGGCTGCCGAGGACGATGAGATCGGCCCCCAACTCGTCTGCGGCGCGCACAATGCGCTCAGCAGGCGCCCCGTGTTCGACGCGGAACGCCACTCGCGGGCCAAACGCCGCGAATCGCCGCTCGATCTCGCCGCGCAACTCGCCGGCCAGCTTCTCCGCCTCCCGCTCCATCTGCACCGCGTACTCCGCGGTCCACTCCGACGTCGGCACCGCAGGCACGTGCACAAACACAGCGGTCAGCCTGGCTTCCGGCCACTTTTCTAAAAAATCCCTTGCAAAATCACCAGCCCGCCAAGCGCAATCCGATCCGTCTACAGCCCACACGATGTGTTTCACGGCCGCGCCTCCCCTCCGTGTGAGGCGCCGGGACGGCCCACGGCGCCTCGTTCACCCACTTTCAGTCTATCACCAAATCGCAGGCGCGGACGCGCGAATCGCCGATCAGCGCACAGACAGATACTGCATTTGATAGAATCCGCCCCAGGACCACGGGTTCGGCTGCGCGCCCGTGATGCCCGTGCGCTCGAGGTAATAGGTTTCAGCGTAGTAGAGCGGAATGGTGTATCCCTGCTGAATGAGCTGAGTCATGAGCTTCGCAGCCGTGGCCGCGGACGAGAACATATCCGGGCTGTTCTGATACTCGGCCTGCCACATCCGCCAGTTGCGGACATCGTTCGACTCGTGCTGATCCCAATAGACTTGCACGTCCAGGCTGCCCGTGTTGATACCGCCCCCGCCGGATCCCTCGGAGTAGGGTGCCACAAACTTCCACGCCTGCACCCATGCCGCATGCTTGGCCGCGGGCGTCTTGGCCTGCTTAAACTGCGCCACAATCTGGTTCCACTGCTGGGTCAGCGTCGGCGATCCCGGCGGGTTCATGATCTTCCTCCACGTTGCGGGCTGCTCGGCTGTCCACTTGTTCAGGTAGGCGATGTCCGCCTGTGCGGCTTTGACGAGCGGCGCCCACTGGCTCCACGTCACGCCCATGTTGGGGTTGTTCGGATCGCCGTACTTCTGGATGGAGGCGGGATCGTACGGCGTGTTATACCAAGGCAAGACGTGTTGCACGAACGCGATGGAATACCCGTACGTGCCGGGCCAGTAGATCCCCTGATCGCCGCCCAGGTTGAGCGAGGCGGGGTCCAAGTCGTTCGTCCCGCCCACCGCCACGTTGTAGCCGGGCTGGATGCCTTTCTGGGGGCCGCCGTAAGTCAGGTTGCCCCATTCCGTGCTGTTGAGCTGCACAATCTTGGTGTGGATCCCAAGGTTCTGTTGCAACTCTTGGGCCACCGCCTCCGCCACCGGTACGAGCTGTGGATTGGAGGAAGGCACCTCTGCGTACAGATAGAGCGTCGGGAAGCCCTTGCCGCCGGGATATCCAGCTTTGGCGAGCAGTGCGCGCGCCTGGGCGACGTTCTCGGGCAGGCCGTGCTCGTACTTGGCCGTCGGCCACCCCGGCACTGAGAACGTCGTGGTGGTCCCCGCCATGCCGCCGAGCACATCCTGCACGATGGGGGCCCGCTCAATGGCCTCCCCGATGGCCTGCCGCACCAGCGGATTGGTGAGCGGCGATGGAACAGCTGAATTATCGTACTGGAGATACGTCACGGCATAATCCGGCGCCTTGTGCAACTGGGCGAGGAGGGCCGGATGCGTCTTCACGTACTGAAGATCCGACGGCGTGCCTACTTCCACCACGTCCACCTTGTTCGCCATGAAGTCCTCCACGGGCACGCTGGTGCCCGGCACCACGTCAATCTCCTGTGCGTTGCCCTCGTTCACCTCGCCCGGATGACCCACGTATTTCGGGTTGCGCACCAGGACCAGCGTCCCGTTCGGCGTGAACGACTTCACCGTGAACGGCGCATCGCTCACGAAATACGGCGGCATGAACCAGTCGGTGGGATGCGCCTTTGCCACCTGCTCGTTGATGGGCATCGATCCGGCCTCGGCGAGATCGCCCAGGATGTAGTGAGGTACCGTTGTGGTGATCTGGAGCGTGTACGGGCCGAGCACCTTGAGGCCCAGTTGGCTGAGCGGCACGGTGCCTGCGTGATACGCGTACGCGTTTTTCACGACGTTCAGCACACTCAGCCACAGCTGGCCGTTGGGATTCGAGGGGGCCAGTTGCCGCATGTAGGCGTAGTAGAAGTCATAGGCCGTGACCGGCTGACCGTTCGACCAGCGCGCGTCGCGGCGGATCTGGAACGTCCACGTGAGCCCGTCCTTGGATAGCGTGTACCCCGCGCAGAGCTTGGGCACAATCTGATTCTGCTGATTGTATCCAAACAGCCCCTCCATGATGGTCCCCTGATCCACGAGAATCTGCGGCCCCCACTGCGACGGATCGAGCGTCGTCAGGTTGCTTCCCGTCGGCGCCGTGATCCGAACCACCCCTTGCGAAGTCGTCGCAGCGCTCGCCGCCATGGCAGCCGCGTTTGTACCCTTCTCCGCGGGCGTTCCACACCCCGCCAGTCCTCCTGCGGCGCCCAGCACGCACATGACTGTCGCCCCTGCGATCCACTTCACTCGTCTGCGCACAGCGACCTCCCCTTTCTCTTCGATACCGGGTTCCTGGCAGCGCTTTCACCGACGCCGCGGGATTCGCGGGTCGGCAGGATCTGCCTGTGCACCGTATTGTAGTCGCGCTGCACAGACGCGAATGAGAAGATCGTGACTGAAAATCGAACAATTTTGACATCCGCTGTCCTCTTCAATCTCGCCACCGTCTTGACAGATTGCGTTGCGTGGCGCATGCTGACACTGGAGTGCACGATTCGGGTGCCAACACGCTCCTCTGAAATCGCTTGCATGCGAGGGACTTCGGGTGGAAGCCGTACATCTCCTTGAACACCGGCAGCACGGCGACGCGAGCTTTCACATCCAGGCCTATCACGTCGTTCTGACGCCCGGGCCATACCAGCAGACGGTCAACCTGCACTGGCACAGCGAGGCCGAGTTCATCGTCGTCACGCGCGGCAGCGTGTGTCTGCAGGCGGGCAGCCAGCTCCACGTCCTCGGGGATGGCGGCGTCGCGCTTCTCAGCGGTGGGGAACTTCACAGCATGGCCGCCCCCGGCAAAGGTCCTTCCGAGTGCAAGGCCATTGTCTTTGGGCTCGACCTTCTAGAGAGCCCTTCGGGCGATCGCGTCCAGCAGTCCTACCTTGCGCCGCTCGCGTCGGGAAAGCTGCGGTTGCCCGGCGCCATCGCGCAGGACCACCCGATTCGGCCACATCTTGCGGCGAGGCTTTGCGAGATCGCCGAAGCCCTGGAAGAACAACCTGTCGGCTACGAGCTCACGGTCAAGGGCTGTCTGTACGACGTGCTCGCGCAACTGTTTCGAGCCAAACTGCTGGTTGAAGACAGCCCCAGGCGGGAGCTGGACGACCGGCGTGCGGACACGCTCAAGGCCGTCCTCACGTACATTGACGCGCATCTCAGCGACAAACTCCGCCTGTCTGATCTGGCGCGCGTCGCCAACATGAGCGAAGGACACTTTTGCCGATTTTTCAAGAAGATGACCCACCGCAAGCCCATGCAGTATGTGAATGAGCGGCGCGTGGCGCGGGCTGCGGACCTGCTGAAAGACCCGAATCGAAGCATCACGGCCATCGGCATGGACCTCGGTTTTCACGACGTGAGCTATTTCATTAAGGTGTTTCGAAGCTACAAGCACTGCACTCCCCTCGCCTACCGCAAGGCGCTGCTGAAAAAGCCGCTGCGCAGTTGAGCGCGTCTACAGAGGCTTGCGGCTTGTGCATGGACTCGAGTCCATGGCGAATTCAACGCGGAAGGGAAGGTTGACCTGTGGCGAAGCACGCACCCATTTTCCCGAACGTTCAAGGTTTTTTGCACGGTGGCGATTACAACCCGGATCAGTGGCTGGCGTATCCCGACGTCCTCGAGCAGGACGTCCAACTGATGCGCGAAGCGAAGTGGAACGTCGTCTCCCTCGGCATCTTCTCCTGGGTGAGCCTGGAGCCCGAAGAAGGGGTGTTCACGTTTGACTGGCTCGATGAGACCATCGAGCGGCTGACGCATGCGGGCGTGCGCATCCTGCTCGCTACGCCGAGCGGCGCGCGGCCGGCCTGGCTGTCCGCCAAATACCCCGAAGTCCTTCGTGTCGGTCCCGACGGGCGGCGCAACCGGCACGGCGGCCGCCACAACCATTGCTACACATCGCCCATCTACCGCGAAAAGGTGCGGATCATCAACCGAAAGCTGGCGGAGCGCTACGCCCATCACCCGGGCGTGATTGGCTGGCACGTGTCCAATGAGTACGGCGGCGAATGCCACTGCCCGCTGTGCCAGGAGGCGTTTCGCGACTGGCTGAAGCGGAAATACAAGACGCTCGATGCGCTCAACCACGCGTGGTGGACGCCGTTTTGGAGCCACACGTACACGGAATGGTCCCAGATTGAGTCGCCCATGCCGCACGGCGAGATGTCGATACACGGACTCAACCTCGATTGGAAGCGGTTTGTGACGGATCAGACGGTCGACTTCTGCCGCCATGAAATCATGCCGCTCAAGGAAGTCAACCCGAACCTTCCGGTCACCACCAACTTCATGGGCACGTATCCGGGCCTCAACTACTGGCGCTTCCGCGACGCGCTCGATGTCATCTCGTGGGACAGCTACCCCCGCTGGCACACGCACGAGACGCTCGTCCCGGAGG
This window harbors:
- a CDS encoding fumarylacetoacetate hydrolase family protein; translated protein: MKLCTYREGGALRLGLVRGDEVVDVAASAAQLGVSVPDTMEAVIAQYAEYQSALEAIAEKGVAAGKLSDLRLAPPVTRPQKIVCVGLNYRKHAEESKMPIPSSPVYFAKFANSLAAHGDEIAIPPVAREVDYEVELVAVIGCRCRDVAEEQALGAVFGYAVGNDLSARDLQMRASQWLYGKAIDGFAPLGPYIATADEVGDPQRLGLRLYLNGELRQNSSTADMIFSVAQVIADLSRIMTLEPGDLVYTGTPEGVILGREEKVWLKPGDEMACEIDGLGRLENRLVAG
- the yicI gene encoding alpha-xylosidase gives rise to the protein MKFTDGNWLVREGVSIHPGLAVQEWRQEEDGVLFFVACRPVAHRGHMLDGPMLTCRISFPRPGMVRVEQHHFLGRMHRGPHFPLELNPQPFDAVETEDSVVLRAGEMEVRVRLAPWSIAFYENGRFLTESGPRSTAYVVDHGRPYMRGQLHLSVGENVYGLGERFTAFVKNGQSIDIWNRDGGTGSDQAYKNVPFYLTNRGYGVFVNHPERVWFEIGTEFVSKVQFSVEGEALDYVVIGGGEPKGVIERYTALTGRPALPPMWSFGLWLSTSFTTDYDEETVSQFVDGMASRGIPLSVFHFDCFWMKPFEWCNFAWDTACFPDPAGMLARLKSRGLKICVWINPYIAQKSPLFREAMERGYLLKRQNGDVWQWDLWQPGMGIVDFTNPEARRWYQSHLRRLLDMGVDAFKTDFGERIPTDVVYHDGSDPQKMHNFYCYLYNEAVWEVLRERRGDDAVVFARSATAGGQRFPVHWGGDCRATYESMAETLRGGLSLALCGFGFWSHDIGGFEDTAPAHLYKRWIAFGLFSSHSRLHGSGSYRVPWLFDEESVDVLRHFTRFKLRLMPYLWSCAVEAHRTGVPMLRPMILEFPDDPTCDTLDRQYMLGPSLLVAPVFSETGEVVYYLPEGRWTHLFTGETRQGGRWYRERYDFMSLPVFVREGSILAMGAESEQSDQPYHREVAIHVYPIRPDRRSSYTLFDQRGNEAGTWHAFWDGDDLVLAPQGRSEARCAILHGIDDPAYLAAQGADCRISPEGVVILPRHPQEAVRVAGCRTRWWAE
- a CDS encoding universal stress protein, coding for MKHIVWAVDGSDCAWRAGDFARDFLEKWPEARLTAVFVHVPAVPTSEWTAEYAVQMEREAEKLAGELRGEIERRFAAFGPRVAFRVEHGAPAERIVRAADELGADLIVLGSHGKSTVDRLLMGSVSTAVLHRAKQAVLVVR
- a CDS encoding peptide ABC transporter substrate-binding protein, coding for MRRRVKWIAGATVMCVLGAAGGLAGCGTPAEKGTNAAAMAASAATTSQGVVRITAPTGSNLTTLDPSQWGPQILVDQGTIMEGLFGYNQQNQIVPKLCAGYTLSKDGLTWTFQIRRDARWSNGQPVTAYDFYYAYMRQLAPSNPNGQLWLSVLNVVKNAYAYHAGTVPLSQLGLKVLGPYTLQITTTVPHYILGDLAEAGSMPINEQVAKAHPTDWFMPPYFVSDAPFTVKSFTPNGTLVLVRNPKYVGHPGEVNEGNAQEIDVVPGTSVPVEDFMANKVDVVEVGTPSDLQYVKTHPALLAQLHKAPDYAVTYLQYDNSAVPSPLTNPLVRQAIGEAIERAPIVQDVLGGMAGTTTTFSVPGWPTAKYEHGLPENVAQARALLAKAGYPGGKGFPTLYLYAEVPSSNPQLVPVAEAVAQELQQNLGIHTKIVQLNSTEWGNLTYGGPQKGIQPGYNVAVGGTNDLDPASLNLGGDQGIYWPGTYGYSIAFVQHVLPWYNTPYDPASIQKYGDPNNPNMGVTWSQWAPLVKAAQADIAYLNKWTAEQPATWRKIMNPPGSPTLTQQWNQIVAQFKQAKTPAAKHAAWVQAWKFVAPYSEGSGGGGINTGSLDVQVYWDQHESNDVRNWRMWQAEYQNSPDMFSSAATAAKLMTQLIQQGYTIPLYYAETYYLERTGITGAQPNPWSWGGFYQMQYLSVR
- a CDS encoding AraC family transcriptional regulator; translation: MEAVHLLEHRQHGDASFHIQAYHVVLTPGPYQQTVNLHWHSEAEFIVVTRGSVCLQAGSQLHVLGDGGVALLSGGELHSMAAPGKGPSECKAIVFGLDLLESPSGDRVQQSYLAPLASGKLRLPGAIAQDHPIRPHLAARLCEIAEALEEQPVGYELTVKGCLYDVLAQLFRAKLLVEDSPRRELDDRRADTLKAVLTYIDAHLSDKLRLSDLARVANMSEGHFCRFFKKMTHRKPMQYVNERRVARAADLLKDPNRSITAIGMDLGFHDVSYFIKVFRSYKHCTPLAYRKALLKKPLRS